A genomic region of Pseudomonas frederiksbergensis contains the following coding sequences:
- a CDS encoding sigma-70 family RNA polymerase sigma factor: MDNGAFASKEQFEKLYVDHHRWLCSLLRRKLGNSVDAADLAHDVYLNLIRKGRVPSTENSRSHLTQIAKGMLIDLYRRRHLEASHLEGLMQQAEPLVPSEEVRALASETLSQIDVALHNKPLKAREALLLCKLHGMGHRDIAAELKVSVSSVEKYIAAGLRACHPFASGVGP; this comes from the coding sequence GTGGACAACGGAGCGTTCGCGTCCAAGGAGCAATTTGAAAAGCTGTATGTCGACCATCACCGCTGGTTGTGCAGTTTGTTGCGTCGCAAGCTGGGCAATTCGGTGGATGCCGCGGATCTTGCCCATGATGTCTATCTCAACCTCATCAGGAAGGGCCGGGTTCCCTCGACCGAGAACTCACGCAGTCATCTGACTCAAATCGCCAAAGGAATGCTGATAGATCTGTATCGCCGCCGGCATCTTGAAGCCAGCCATCTGGAAGGGCTGATGCAGCAAGCCGAGCCTCTGGTGCCATCAGAAGAGGTTCGCGCGCTGGCCTCTGAGACCCTGTCTCAGATTGATGTTGCCTTGCATAACAAGCCACTCAAGGCCCGCGAAGCGTTGCTGCTGTGCAAGTTGCATGGCATGGGTCACCGGGATATCGCGGCCGAGTTGAAGGTGTCGGTGTCCTCCGTCGAGAAATACATCGCTGCGGGCCTTCGGGCCTGTCACCCATTCGCATCGGGGGTGGGCCCGTGA
- a CDS encoding ABC transporter ATP-binding protein — MSVKDKPAAGPVSRILRPVRGRLIVAAVLAAIGTMLTMVPLAGIAHIAQFSMGQAEVATGWVQMQNQVWRVVSVSLVCLFLGMTLISVGEMVAHLADNHITGHLRLAITRRLAKVPLGWFTSRASGEVKQAMQDDIGTLHSLTAHFFTTLGRTMGAILIAILYLFAMDWRMAIVSLLPFPLFFLFFSRATKASGANMQSFGAGMARINNAVVEFVNGIPVVKAFGVEGKAHGSYRGAVDAFAEAFTDFTRPLVSAMANAHAMITPVAVLGVVLAFGTLLVSLGWITPVEVLPFALVAPGICAPLLLLSYITHDLNNATAAAQRVHTLLETPVLETLAGESQQLPENAEIRVEQLGYSYDGQNPVLKNIGFTLKPGTVTAIVGASGSGKSTLARLLLRFFDPTEGRITLGGVDIRQIESAQLYRRIGFVLQEVRLIHASLRDNIALGRPSASQQEIEDAARTANIHQRILALPRGYDSVIGEDVQLSGGELQRVSIARAVLLDPPVLVLDEATAAADAENEVKLQQALSRFAQGRTLMVIAHRLDTVMHADQIILIDNGTICEQGRHHELLARKGRYARLWALGGYEQAKEQAVSSC; from the coding sequence ATGAGTGTTAAAGACAAACCCGCCGCCGGCCCGGTATCCCGGATACTGAGACCCGTACGCGGCCGGTTGATTGTCGCCGCGGTACTGGCCGCCATCGGGACCATGCTGACGATGGTGCCACTGGCTGGCATCGCCCATATCGCACAGTTCTCGATGGGGCAGGCCGAGGTCGCTACCGGGTGGGTCCAGATGCAGAATCAGGTCTGGCGGGTTGTCAGCGTCAGCCTGGTGTGCCTGTTCCTCGGCATGACGTTGATTTCGGTGGGCGAGATGGTCGCGCACCTGGCCGACAATCACATCACCGGCCATTTGCGTTTGGCGATTACTCGTCGACTGGCCAAGGTGCCGCTGGGTTGGTTTACCAGTCGGGCTTCGGGTGAAGTCAAACAGGCAATGCAGGATGACATCGGTACGCTGCACAGCCTGACTGCGCATTTCTTTACCACGCTGGGCCGTACCATGGGAGCGATCCTCATCGCCATCCTGTACCTGTTTGCCATGGACTGGCGCATGGCGATTGTCTCCCTGCTGCCATTCCCGCTGTTTTTCCTGTTTTTCTCCAGGGCGACCAAGGCCAGTGGGGCGAACATGCAATCGTTCGGCGCCGGTATGGCGCGTATCAACAACGCAGTGGTTGAGTTCGTCAACGGCATTCCCGTGGTCAAGGCCTTCGGTGTCGAGGGCAAGGCCCATGGCAGCTACCGTGGGGCGGTGGATGCTTTCGCCGAGGCGTTCACCGACTTCACACGGCCGCTGGTCAGTGCGATGGCCAACGCCCATGCAATGATTACCCCGGTTGCGGTACTCGGGGTGGTGCTGGCCTTTGGCACGTTGTTGGTGAGCCTGGGCTGGATCACGCCGGTAGAGGTCTTGCCCTTCGCCTTGGTGGCGCCGGGCATCTGTGCGCCACTGCTGCTGTTGAGCTATATCACCCACGACCTGAACAATGCGACCGCCGCTGCCCAGCGTGTGCATACACTGCTGGAAACGCCGGTACTGGAAACCCTGGCGGGCGAATCACAGCAGTTGCCCGAAAATGCCGAAATTCGCGTCGAACAACTCGGCTATAGCTACGACGGCCAGAACCCGGTGCTCAAGAACATTGGCTTCACCCTCAAGCCCGGCACCGTGACGGCGATTGTCGGTGCTTCCGGCTCCGGCAAGTCGACATTGGCGCGCCTGTTGCTGCGCTTCTTCGATCCGACTGAAGGACGCATTACTCTGGGCGGCGTCGACATCAGGCAGATCGAGAGCGCGCAGTTGTACCGGCGCATCGGTTTTGTGTTGCAGGAAGTGCGTCTTATCCATGCCAGCCTGCGCGACAACATTGCCTTGGGCAGGCCATCGGCCAGCCAGCAGGAAATCGAAGACGCGGCGCGCACCGCGAATATTCACCAGCGCATCCTCGCCTTGCCGCGGGGTTATGACTCGGTGATCGGTGAGGATGTGCAGCTCTCCGGCGGCGAGTTACAGCGCGTGAGTATCGCCCGCGCCGTGTTGCTGGACCCGCCGGTGCTGGTGCTTGATGAAGCCACGGCGGCAGCCGATGCCGAGAACGAGGTGAAGCTCCAGCAAGCGCTATCGCGATTCGCCCAAGGCCGCACCTTGATGGTGATCGCTCACCGGCTCGATACGGTGATGCACGCCGACCAGATCATTCTGATCGACAACGGTACGATTTGTGAGCAGGGACGTCACCACGAGCTGCTCGCCCGCAAAGGCCGCTACGCCCGACTGTGGGCACTGGGCGGCTACGAACAGGCCAAGGAACAGGCGGTGTCGTCATGCTGA
- a CDS encoding ABC transporter ATP-binding protein, with the protein MLRTFIQLLGEDAPVLRRYLYMTLVYGLLCGLTIVTLVPILTSLLGNETRAAGQWLIALVIGVVICWALRRTVEKAGIRVGIAVLQRGRHRLGDHVARLPVGWFTAQNTARLSHVASQGMMEMAQLPAHVFTPLMTGVVTPVVILIALFALHWQMGLIALVTLPILLGVFVFTARLGQRADQDFQHNAAHTSQRMVEFAQAQSVLRAFNGEDGGTQFLEQAIGRQQHSARRLIHVSAMSVVFNAWAVQASFAALLVAATLWLGELLGASLEAGTVIAVIVSLLLVSRFIDPLLEVAGYSEVLRGARGQLGAVREIFAVKPLPEPQTPQAPVDGAVELRNVSFRYAEDQADVLQDVSLRIEPGSMTALVGASGSGKTTLVRLIARFFDVTQGCVIVGGVDVRQMSGEQLAGQISQIFQDAYLFQGSIADNIRIGKPDASDTQVMEAARQAGVVEIIERLPQGLDTPVGEGGARLSGGERQRISIARALIKDAPILLVDEATAALDAENQAAIAEALARLRGTRTLIVIAHQLSTVAMADQILVLDNGQISEQGSHAQLSAKPGLYAHFLAQRRAAKGWRIAGAFGSEDDS; encoded by the coding sequence ATGCTGAGAACCTTTATTCAACTGTTGGGTGAAGATGCCCCGGTGCTGCGGCGCTATCTCTACATGACTCTGGTCTACGGCCTGCTCTGCGGGCTGACGATTGTCACCTTGGTGCCGATACTCACCAGCCTGCTGGGCAATGAAACGCGCGCAGCGGGGCAATGGTTGATCGCGCTGGTGATCGGCGTGGTGATTTGCTGGGCGCTACGACGCACAGTGGAGAAAGCCGGTATCCGTGTAGGCATCGCCGTTCTCCAGCGGGGCCGCCATCGGCTCGGCGACCATGTGGCGCGTTTGCCGGTGGGTTGGTTCACCGCACAAAACACCGCACGGCTAAGCCATGTCGCGTCCCAGGGCATGATGGAAATGGCTCAGCTTCCCGCCCACGTTTTCACGCCGCTGATGACAGGCGTGGTCACACCCGTAGTGATCCTGATTGCACTGTTCGCCTTGCACTGGCAGATGGGTCTGATCGCGCTGGTGACGCTGCCGATCCTGTTGGGTGTCTTTGTGTTCACCGCTCGCTTGGGGCAGCGTGCAGACCAAGACTTCCAGCACAACGCTGCCCACACCAGCCAGCGCATGGTCGAGTTCGCCCAGGCGCAATCGGTGCTGCGGGCGTTTAATGGCGAGGACGGTGGTACTCAGTTTCTCGAACAGGCCATCGGGCGCCAGCAGCACTCCGCGAGACGGTTGATTCACGTCTCGGCGATGTCGGTGGTGTTCAATGCCTGGGCTGTACAGGCGAGCTTCGCAGCCTTGCTGGTGGCCGCCACGCTATGGCTGGGTGAGTTGTTGGGCGCAAGCCTGGAGGCGGGAACGGTCATCGCGGTCATAGTTTCACTGCTACTGGTCAGCCGCTTTATCGATCCGTTGCTGGAAGTGGCTGGCTATAGCGAGGTGCTGCGTGGCGCGCGTGGCCAGTTGGGAGCCGTGCGTGAGATCTTTGCGGTCAAGCCGCTGCCTGAACCGCAGACGCCACAGGCACCCGTCGATGGGGCCGTCGAACTGCGCAACGTGAGCTTTCGTTATGCCGAGGACCAGGCTGATGTATTACAGGATGTCAGCCTGCGTATCGAGCCGGGCAGCATGACCGCTCTGGTCGGTGCTTCCGGCTCGGGCAAGACCACGCTGGTGAGGCTGATCGCGCGTTTCTTCGACGTGACTCAAGGCTGTGTGATCGTGGGCGGTGTGGATGTGCGCCAGATGTCCGGCGAGCAACTGGCCGGCCAGATCAGTCAGATCTTCCAGGATGCTTACCTGTTCCAGGGCAGCATCGCCGATAACATCCGCATCGGCAAACCCGATGCCAGTGATACCCAGGTGATGGAAGCGGCAAGACAAGCCGGCGTCGTGGAGATCATCGAACGACTGCCTCAAGGCCTGGATACACCCGTGGGCGAGGGCGGCGCCCGACTGTCCGGCGGCGAGCGTCAGCGGATTTCCATCGCCCGTGCGCTGATCAAGGATGCACCGATTCTGTTGGTCGATGAGGCCACTGCTGCGCTCGATGCCGAGAACCAGGCCGCTATTGCTGAGGCACTGGCACGCTTGCGTGGTACGCGTACGCTGATCGTCATCGCGCACCAGCTCTCGACGGTGGCCATGGCCGACCAGATTCTGGTGCTCGATAATGGCCAGATCAGTGAGCAAGGTTCCCACGCGCAATTAAGTGCCAAGCCAGGGCTCTACGCGCACTTTCTCGCCCAGCGCCGGGCTGCAAAGGGCTGGCGCATTGCCGGGGCGTTTGGCAGTGAGGACGATTCTTGA
- a CDS encoding ABC transporter permease, which produces MSRAALLILFVVLCCLSLMVGVKQVSWTALFTFSDDAWLTLTASRLPRLAALILTGVGLAVCGVILQQIVRNRFVEPATSGGLDAAKLGILISLTVAPAAGAAGRMLFALAFCFAAGLIYVAIIRRIKFKNTVMVPVIGLMYGSVLSAVAEFYAYRHNILQSMQGWMLGDFSKIVQGNYEIIYLILPIVVLTYLYAHRFTVLGMGEGMASSLGLNYAANAALGLMLVAVTVSATVITVGAIPFVGLVIPNLVALHYGENLERTLPIVALCGASLLLACDILGRLLIYPFEVPIGLTAGSVGGLLFLVLLIRKYT; this is translated from the coding sequence TTGAGTCGTGCAGCCTTACTGATCCTGTTTGTTGTGCTCTGTTGCCTTTCGCTGATGGTGGGAGTCAAACAGGTCTCCTGGACAGCACTTTTCACATTTTCCGATGATGCCTGGCTGACACTGACCGCCAGCCGCCTTCCGCGTCTCGCGGCCCTGATACTCACCGGGGTAGGGCTGGCCGTCTGCGGCGTGATCCTGCAGCAGATTGTGCGTAACCGGTTCGTCGAGCCCGCCACGTCCGGTGGACTGGATGCTGCAAAGCTGGGCATTCTGATTTCACTGACGGTAGCCCCCGCCGCGGGTGCTGCCGGCAGGATGCTGTTTGCCCTGGCGTTCTGTTTTGCTGCGGGCCTGATCTATGTCGCGATCATCCGTCGTATCAAGTTCAAGAACACGGTGATGGTTCCGGTCATAGGTCTGATGTATGGCAGCGTATTGAGTGCCGTCGCCGAGTTCTACGCCTACCGCCACAACATCTTGCAGAGCATGCAGGGTTGGATGCTCGGTGACTTCTCCAAAATCGTGCAGGGCAATTACGAGATCATCTATCTGATCCTGCCGATCGTCGTGCTCACCTACCTTTATGCGCACCGGTTTACCGTACTGGGAATGGGTGAGGGCATGGCCAGCAGCCTGGGCTTGAACTACGCCGCCAATGCGGCGCTAGGTCTGATGCTCGTGGCGGTCACCGTTTCCGCCACGGTCATCACCGTGGGGGCGATCCCCTTTGTCGGGCTGGTGATTCCCAACCTGGTGGCGCTGCACTACGGCGAAAACCTGGAGCGAACATTGCCCATCGTCGCCTTGTGTGGCGCGTCGTTGTTATTGGCCTGCGATATCCTCGGCCGCCTGCTGATCTACCCCTTCGAAGTGCCTATCGGCCTCACCGCCGGCAGTGTGGGCGGCCTATTATTTCTCGTGCTGCTGATCAGGAAGTACACATGA
- a CDS encoding iron chelate uptake ABC transporter family permease subunit, producing MRRVANRYGLWLLVLALAIAFLLLGSGFDFDYVIPKRLTRLAAMCIAGVCIAYSSVIFQTIAGNRILTPAIMGYEAIYLLFQALLILVLGTQSLVLLGRDGNVLLSVLLMLGYSWLIHRWLFRDGSNNVYLLLLLGLVLSMVMGTFTQFIQLKISPGEFSIFQGFNYASFNKAQPGQVIYSGVLVAAVCCIAQRTLPVLDVLSLGRDQAISLGVDYPRSVRLQLALIAILVAISTSLVGPTAFMGVFVANISYALARTARHRVTLPMSCAIAIGIFIVAQYLVEQLFNYNTSVSILINLVCGVYFLALMIRTRGTP from the coding sequence ATGAGGCGCGTGGCTAACCGTTATGGTCTCTGGCTGCTGGTTCTGGCGCTGGCGATTGCGTTCCTGTTGTTGGGGTCTGGCTTCGACTTCGACTACGTCATTCCCAAGCGACTCACCCGTTTGGCGGCGATGTGCATTGCCGGGGTGTGCATTGCCTATTCGTCGGTGATTTTCCAGACCATCGCCGGCAACCGAATACTGACGCCGGCGATCATGGGGTATGAGGCGATCTATCTGCTGTTCCAGGCACTGCTGATTCTGGTGCTGGGCACCCAGAGCCTGGTGTTGCTGGGGCGTGACGGTAACGTCCTGTTGTCGGTCCTGCTGATGCTCGGCTATTCATGGCTTATTCACCGTTGGCTGTTCCGTGACGGGAGCAACAACGTGTACCTGCTGCTCCTGTTGGGACTGGTACTGAGCATGGTGATGGGGACGTTTACCCAATTTATCCAGTTGAAGATCAGCCCCGGAGAATTCTCGATTTTCCAAGGGTTCAACTACGCCTCCTTCAACAAGGCGCAACCTGGGCAAGTGATCTATTCGGGCGTGCTGGTCGCGGCGGTGTGCTGCATCGCCCAACGAACCCTGCCGGTGCTTGATGTGCTTTCCCTGGGACGTGACCAAGCCATTTCCCTGGGGGTCGATTACCCGCGCAGCGTGCGACTTCAACTGGCACTTATTGCAATTCTGGTGGCGATCTCGACGAGCCTCGTCGGGCCGACGGCATTCATGGGCGTGTTCGTTGCGAACATCTCCTATGCGCTTGCCCGAACCGCTCGGCACCGGGTCACGTTGCCCATGAGTTGCGCCATCGCCATTGGCATTTTCATTGTCGCCCAATACCTGGTCGAGCAGCTATTCAACTACAACACCTCCGTCAGCATTCTCATCAACCTGGTGTGTGGTGTGTATTTCCTCGCGCTGATGATTCGAACCCGAGGCACCCCATGA
- a CDS encoding iron ABC transporter ATP-binding protein, with the protein MISLNHVYKAYGTKHVLSDVSVQFPPGQVTSLIGPNGAGKTTLLMLIARLLAPTRGDVLIGGRSILDVPVRDYAKRVATLRQSPDFNLRLTVEELVAFGRFPYSRGALTAQDREAIDEAIEFLSLQSLRLSYIDELSGGQRQMVFLAMTIAQQTDYLLLDEPLNNLDMKHGVHIMRALRRLCDEQGRTVILVVHDINFAANYSDHIVAMKGGGIHCHGPVAEVVTEAHLRELFDLDFEILQSEQGFVCNYFNPSPSRELI; encoded by the coding sequence ATGATCTCCCTCAATCACGTTTACAAGGCCTACGGCACCAAGCATGTCCTTAGTGACGTCAGCGTCCAGTTTCCACCGGGGCAGGTCACGTCGCTGATCGGCCCAAACGGGGCGGGCAAGACCACGTTGCTGATGTTGATCGCACGCCTGCTGGCGCCGACCCGGGGCGACGTTCTGATTGGCGGGCGCAGCATTTTGGATGTGCCCGTTCGCGACTATGCCAAGCGCGTGGCCACCTTGCGCCAGTCCCCGGATTTCAACCTGCGCCTGACCGTCGAGGAACTGGTCGCCTTCGGGCGCTTCCCCTACAGTCGTGGAGCGCTTACCGCCCAGGATCGCGAGGCTATCGATGAGGCCATCGAGTTCTTGTCTTTGCAGTCCCTGCGCCTCTCCTACATTGACGAGCTCAGCGGCGGACAACGGCAGATGGTGTTCCTGGCGATGACCATTGCCCAGCAAACGGATTACCTGTTGCTGGACGAGCCGCTCAACAACCTCGACATGAAGCATGGCGTACACATCATGCGTGCCCTGCGTCGCTTGTGTGATGAGCAAGGCCGCACAGTGATCCTGGTGGTCCATGACATCAACTTCGCGGCCAACTATTCCGATCATATCGTTGCCATGAAAGGCGGGGGAATTCACTGCCACGGCCCGGTCGCGGAGGTGGTTACCGAGGCGCACCTGCGCGAACTTTTTGATCTGGATTTCGAAATCCTGCAGAGCGAACAAGGGTTTGTCTGCAACTACTTCAACCCATCACCTTCAAGGGAACTGATATGA